From Microbacterium sp. CGR2:
GTAGCGCTCGATGGCGTCGCGGAGAACGGGGTGGGCGGCGTCGCCGCCGAGGACGAACGCTTCAGGGTCGAGCACCAGTCCGACACTGCCCGCGACGAGCACGATGCGCTTGGCGACCTCGGCCACGAGTCGTCCGGCGGCTTCGTCCCCGCGTCCTGCGGCTTCGAGGTGGGTCAGCAGGGGAGCGTCGACGTCCAGGCCCAGCCCGAGGGCGAGGTCTCCGACCACCGCCTCGTTGACGATCGGGGCGCCGATGGGGAGCGGGGTCTGCGGCAGGTACATCACTTCACCGGCAACGCCCGAGAAACCGCGGTGCAGCGCACCGTCGAGCACGATGCCCGCTCCGAGGGCGTCGTCGAGAACGAGGAGGGCGAAGCTGGCGAATTCGCCGCCGACTCCCGCGGTGAGCTCTGCCAAGGCTGCGAGGTTGACGTCGTTCTCGACGCGGACGGGGCAGTCGAGGGTCGCTCCGAGGGTGCCACGGAAGGCGCCTCCGTCGGGGCCGAGGTCGTCGCGGATGCCGCCGTCGGGCGTGACGATTCCGGGGACGCCGACGACGACCAGATGCACGGGTGCGTTCGCGGGGCGGCATCCGTCGATGAGGGCCGCGATGTGTGCGACCCGGTCTTCTCCTGCGGGGAACGCCGCATGCTGTTCCGCGCGGACTGCTCCGGTG
This genomic window contains:
- a CDS encoding ROK family protein; amino-acid sequence: MSRPLAGPQSLLRTLNGRAVLESLARSGAQTRTELMAATGLSRTAVTQVIRMLDSAGAIAAAGVDRDTRGPAAGRVKLHPRLGFAAAVHIDHHAAHVALVDATGAVRAEQHAAFPAGEDRVAHIAALIDGCRPANAPVHLVVVGVPGIVTPDGGIRDDLGPDGGAFRGTLGATLDCPVRVENDVNLAALAELTAGVGGEFASFALLVLDDALGAGIVLDGALHRGFSGVAGEVMYLPQTPLPIGAPIVNEAVVGDLALGLGLDVDAPLLTHLEAAGRGDEAAGRLVAEVAKRIVLVAGSVGLVLDPEAFVLGGDAAHPVLRDAIERYAESLAAQLPLRFVASSFGPEAPLVGAIGEAASTLRAALFTRILTPSAGTGR